The nucleotide sequence CGCGCGCCTCGCCGACCTGCCCGACGGCTATCCGCAGCGGCTCCAGACGGCCTTCGCCGAGGAGACCGGTCTCGCCGAGACCACGCTCCCCTGGCACACCCTCCGCACCCCGACGGCCGACCTCGCGGCCGCCCTCGCGTTCACGGCCGCCGCGCTCGGGAAGATCGCGGTCGACGTCCAGTTCCTGACCCGCACCGAGGTCGGGGAGGTCACCGAACCGGCGGGTGAGGGCCGTGGCGGTTCCTCGGCGATGCCGCACAAGCGCAATCCGGTGCTCGCGACGCTGATCCGGTCGGCCGCGCTCCAGGTCCCGGTGCTGGCCACCGGTGTCACCCAGGCCCTGGTCTCCGAGGACGAACGGTCCGCGGGCGCGTGGCACGCCGAGTGGCAACTGCTGCGCGAATGCCTGCGCCTGACCGGCGGTGCCGCGCACACGGCGGCCGAGCTCGCCCGTGGTCTGGTGGTCGACGACGAGCGCATGCGGGAGAACCTCGGCCTCACGCACGGCCAGATCGTCTCCGAGCGCCTGTCGACCGTGCTCGCCCCGCTGCTCGGCAAAGCGCGGGCCAAGGAGGTGCTTGGACGCGCCTCCAAGCTCGCGCTGGAGCAGGACAAGCCGCTCGGCGAGGTTCTTTCCGGCCTGCCGGAGATAACCGGAGTCCTCCCCGCGGATTCCCTCGCCGAGCTGCTGGATCCGGCGAACTACACCGGGTCGGCCGGAGTGCTCACCGACGCCGCACTGGAGGCCCGCGAAGAAATTCCGAAAACTCCTTGAACCGGTCCCGCGCCGGCTCCGTGTAGGGGGTACAAGCTCACCGCGCCAAGCCGCGGAACCCCTACGAACAAGGAGAAATCCCATGC is from Amycolatopsis lurida and encodes:
- a CDS encoding class-II fumarase/aspartase family protein, whose protein sequence is MNADPDSGLLSPVRAGTPAEAATGDLAWVRALVDTEAALARAQASTGLIPRAAAEAITEAAASAEIDVVALARAARETANPVVGLIKELTGAAGTEYVHRGSTSQDIFDTAMMLVAARTRAILVADLEATADALADLARTHRDTIMAGRTLTAHAVPTTFGLKAAGWRQLTLDALARVNRVVLPVSLGGAAGTRAAYAEYARLADLPDGYPQRLQTAFAEETGLAETTLPWHTLRTPTADLAAALAFTAAALGKIAVDVQFLTRTEVGEVTEPAGEGRGGSSAMPHKRNPVLATLIRSAALQVPVLATGVTQALVSEDERSAGAWHAEWQLLRECLRLTGGAAHTAAELARGLVVDDERMRENLGLTHGQIVSERLSTVLAPLLGKARAKEVLGRASKLALEQDKPLGEVLSGLPEITGVLPADSLAELLDPANYTGSAGVLTDAALEAREEIPKTP